A genomic window from Methanobacterium sp. BRmetb2 includes:
- the tmk gene encoding dTMP kinase, with product MYICIEGIDGSGKSSQTLLLEKWLQEAGFDVLRVFEPSQSVVGNLIRSMLQDSKASDINFQRTLGLLFAADRMILMEKIRKAEIKGSIIITDRSFYSSLVYQDGEEWIREINKHVLKPDIVVLLDIEPETAIKRCEGKDHFENVVFLEKIRKKYMDLAEKEKFYVINANNGINKVQEDIKRVIAPKLGMCI from the coding sequence ATGTACATATGTATTGAAGGCATTGATGGATCTGGAAAATCATCTCAAACCCTTCTCTTGGAAAAATGGTTACAAGAGGCAGGTTTTGATGTATTAAGAGTTTTTGAGCCTAGCCAATCTGTTGTTGGAAATTTAATTCGTAGTATGCTTCAGGATTCTAAGGCTTCTGATATAAATTTCCAGCGCACATTAGGACTTTTATTTGCCGCAGATAGAATGATTTTAATGGAAAAAATCAGGAAAGCAGAAATTAAAGGTTCTATCATAATTACTGATCGCAGCTTCTATTCCAGTCTGGTTTATCAAGATGGGGAAGAATGGATAAGGGAAATTAATAAACACGTCTTGAAACCGGATATCGTAGTTTTACTGGATATTGAACCCGAAACAGCAATTAAAAGGTGTGAAGGTAAGGATCACTTTGAAAATGTTGTATTTCTCGAAAAGATAAGAAAAAAATATATGGATCTTGCAGAAAAGGAAAAATTTTATGTTATAAATGCCAATAACGGTATAAATAAAGTCCAAGAAGATATAAAAAGAGTCATTGCCCCTAAATTGGGTATGTGTATATAA